One part of the Entelurus aequoreus isolate RoL-2023_Sb linkage group LG05, RoL_Eaeq_v1.1, whole genome shotgun sequence genome encodes these proteins:
- the ccni2 gene encoding cyclin-I, whose protein sequence is MKGPSAAENRRLLGLLEAALVREARLWKVPVSKGGCIQGADILSSEHQDMIVWLRDMNRRFQFCPETFALGVCVLNRLLATVKAQPKYLKCIALTSLVLAAKINEEDEVVGSVSDLVAASGCNFSAAEIVRMERIILDKLQWDLYTATPIDFIHIVSR, encoded by the exons ATGAAGGGTCCGAGTGCTGCAGAGAACCGCCGCCTTCTCGGCCTGCTGGAGGCGGCACTGGTGCGAGAGGCCCGTCTCTGGAAGGTCCCCGTCTCCAAAGGTGGATGCATTCAG GGTGCTGACATCTTGTCGTCCGAACACCAAGACATGATCGTCTGGCTGAGGGACATGAATAGACGCTTCCAGTTCTGTCCAGAGACCTTCGCGCTGGGGGTGTGTGTCCTCAACAGGCTGCTGGCCACCGTCAAG gcCCAACCAAAATATCTCAAATGCATCGCTTTGACCTCCCTGGTGCTGGCAGCCAAAATCAACGAGGAAGACGAG GTGGTGGGTTCAGTTAGCGATCTGGTTGCCGCGAGCGGATGCAACTTTTCAGCGGCGGAGATTGTTCGCATGGAGCGGATCATTCTGGACAAGCTGCAGTGGGACTTGTACACGGCCACGCCCATCGACTTCATTCACATCGTAAGTCGGTGA